The DNA segment ataccatttattggcattttactagaaagggaaatactgactcacaattattaattgtcacaaattcaaatttaattaaaacattaaattgattttgaaTCATTCAGATTTCCCTCttagatcatttcatatgatcattacttctGGTATTCtttttgggcctaattattttaggtacgaaGAAGTTTAAGTAAACATgttctacctaatttatttattacccatctgaatatattctattcagacctgtacttattttattgcgttttaccCTTCTTgcttcctgttttggttatacacttaaccactattgttttatttatagattttctcctttatttattttcatttttttgcttattttgcctatttattactttttaattttactttgtcTTACCATTTCTTTCCTCTGCATATCCTAGCTTGGAAATGAAacacctgagccctaaaaggagacattgttatccctcactacgagttaaaataaattagaaagacaactctctttcactttaagtttattttgttgattagttgtgcagcaactaaaGCAACACTGTACTCGTAGTTGAGATAACCACTAGACTTACCATCTCCAtcccctctctctcctttcctttcctcttcacttttaacatttgtagggaccTGTAAGAACCATCAATTAATTCTAAGTGAATGAGATACACAAACTTGTCGAAGACAAATCATCCTTATGAATAGTTAGGTGCAATAGGTGcaaaaactcagaactgtgaaTAAAATAACAACCAGTAATatagaattaataaaatgtgcatttgtcatttcaGAACTAATTTCATTAATGTGGACATCTTTTGTGTGAGTTTTACTGACGAAAAAATGGCGATTTACAGCATTAAGTAACAACTTTCAATTTCTGCGCAACGGTGGGATTCGAACCGGCAACCTTGTGATCAACCTTTCTCCTATATAGACGTAtaggaaaatagaaaaaaaatgttttaaaaataatttattgcaaaCATACACTTCCTAAAACATTACTTAGGAGGGTAGAGGCATAAAAGTccctttcttctcttttctcctcattttttcccttttttctctcttttttccttctttttctcttctttcctcTCTTCCATTTCTCCCCCCTCCTTAACAGATTAAGGAGGGGGGAGAAATGGAAGAGAGGaaagaagagagaggaagagaggaaagagaagaagagaaaaagaaggaaaaaaaaaaaagggaaaaaaaaaaaaggaaaaaatgaggagaaaagagaagaaagggACTTTTATGCCTCTACCCTCCTAAGTAATGTTTTAGGAAGTGTATGTTtgcaataaatcatttttaaaacattttttttttctattttcctaTACGTCTATATAGGAGAAAGGTTGATCACAAGGTTGCCGGTTCGAATCCCACCGTTGCCAGAAACAAAAAGTTGTTACTTAATGCTGTAAATCGCCATTTTTCGTCAGTAAAACTCACACAAAAGATGTCCACATTAATGAAATTAGTTCtgaaatgacaaatgcacattttattaattctatATTACTGGTTGTTATTTTAttcacagttctgagtttttgcacttttagtttaaatatatttctgctgcagttattttctaaaaaagtaaaaaatagtaaatttatTTTCCAAAGAATCCTCAAATTTCTCAACATTTTCAAAGTGCCTATAAGCTTTGAATGATACTGTAGAAaagtaaaacatacaaaaaaagagtTAATCAtgacaacttttatttttcaatcagTCATAGCcaattattgtaattgtaattctttgaatcattcacatttttattcttttagttattatgttgcatatgcaaaagaacagaaaacaaaaaaatgcgatataaatacaaataaaataatatttaaggcTCTTGTGCATTAATTGCAAGTGCAAAAGAACGGAAAGCACAGACCATTAcacaaatataaaactttaaaatttccATGGCTCTTGTTTAGACTTTGTGAgtgcaaaataacagaaaacacagaacaatacacatgaataaatatttaaaatatccatGACTCTTGTGCATTCTTTGCaagtgcaaaagaacagaaaacaaaactatacacataaataaaacttaataaaacttTCCAAATGTCCATGGCTCTTGTACAttctttatacataaataaaactcaAGTTTCCATGTCtcttgtgcaaaaaaataaaaaataaaaggggaaaagaactatatacatatataaatcttaaaatcaaagatcagtgtttcttttttttcattttgtttttttttatatcctccAACCACTGCTCCTTTGGCACAGTCTCTACAGAGGGGCAGTATATAATGCCCTTGTACTGGCTATGCCCAGTCTCTGCTGTCCTGAACTGCCCGCATTTTTTGCATGTGTTGTGCTGTACTTTGCGTGTCAGCTTTCGAACTGGGGCAGCAGGAGGGGCAGAAGAGAGGCTGGTCATGAGAGCCTGTGGAGCAGCAACTAGGAGAGGCCCTGTTAGTCCCTGTGAGGCCATTGGCGTCAGCAACACCAGTTGAGCACCTGGGGGTGGAGCAGGGAAAGAGTTGCCGCTGGGTTTGAGGTGTCTCAGCTGGCGGTGACAAAACCACTGGGGCTGAAGGtattttcctcttcctctttgtctGTGCCTGGCCCACGGTGCTACTGGGCAGGTGGTATTGATGAGCTGGACCTGGTTGGGGGGGCGCAGACGGGGGGCGCACATTGGCAGGTAGTAGAGGTCAGCCGCCACAGACAAGCGGCTTGGCAGTTGCAGCCCTTGCATCAATACTGCACTGTCCTGCCTTTTCACTCTCTTGTTGTGCCACTGAACCAATGTTGTGTGACTCACATCCACCAGCTGAAGGGTGGTCTGCTGCATAACAGCAGCATTGGCCAGAATGCGCTGCCTGATTTTCTTGTAGTCCTCCAAGATGAGGACCCACCTGGACACTGTGCTTGTCCCCTTCTTTTTAGGACTCTTATGGATGGCACAGAGCTTTACAAAAATGTTCTCTATCAGGCGACAACAATCTGGCCATTGGGCAAGTGGGGCTGTGGTGGTGAGTGCGTGCCTCTTCACAGTTTCCACCCCTGGAGTGAACTCCTGCCTCTTCTTGGGGGACCTGAACCTCCCTGTGTCCAGCCTGCTCTGGTGTCTGGCAGCAAACACCACCCTTTGCTTATCATAATCAAGCAGGTTCTGCCAAAGAGCAACTATATTGCTCACCTAAGTAGAGAGAACATATAATACATGGcatatgagaaaaacaaaaacatgtgcaAGTGTTAACATATAACAGATCAAGGAGGGAAAGTAGAGAAACTTGAATGTTCCTTACCTGCTGGTTGGTGAGGACCAGAGAGGGCTGGTTCCTAAGCTCCACCAGATACTCCGCTAGGCTGTCGACTCTGTCCATGCCTGGCACACCAACACTATCCAAAgcctggaaaaaacaacaacaaccaaaacaaaacaaaaaaaaaaacaaaataagcaacaTTATGAGGATGGTTAAGTgggacaaaaaacaaatacatatgtacatatttcAAGGTGTCTTTTTGTTGACAAGCATCAACTTCAGACTCCTGGAAAtctcagaaaatgttaaaaagcttCAGGTCAGCTCAAATTCTATGGGATTTTCCTAACATAACAGTCTGCATTTAAAGTTACGTTATGAATTTCaacaatattacataaaacataattacataaaaacagtGAATAACTGAACATGGCAAGTTAAATTTTATGTGTATGTCTTACAAAACATATATCTGTATTCAGATTTTATAGGAATCATTTTGATATTTGTAATACAAATGTTAAAGTGCCTTATCATTCAACTAATATTCACTGCTGTGATAAagatttaacaaatatatatttttttttccagcaagatATAAATACACTGATTCAGTAAAATCAGATGATTTCCTGTTCAAAAGAATGTGACTGAATATTAGGGAATTGGCTTAGTTTACTTATgatgtcatgagcaatccagtcaCGTATATAAATCAGTCTGAGTGCACATATAACAAGGTATTTACATACCACAGACTCATCAGGAGATGCTGATGCACCTGGTGTGGAGGAGGCAGCAGGCTGGGCGGAGGAGGCAGCAGCCAGGGTGGAGGAGGCAGCAGGCTGGGTGGAGGAGGCAGCAGCCAGGGTCGGCGGAGGCAGCAGGCTGGGCGGAGGAGGCAGCAGGCTGGGCGGAGGAGGCAGCAGGCTGGGCGGAGGAGGCAGCAGGCTGGGCGGAGGAGGCAGCAGGCTGGTTAGAGGAGGCAGCAGCAGGCTGGGTGGAGGGAGGCAGCAGCCAGGGCGGCGGAGGCAGGCAGGGCTGGGCGGAGGAGGCAGCAGGCTGGGCAGAGGAGGCAGCAGCCAGGGTGGAGGAGGCAGCAGGCTGGGCAGAGGAGGCAGCAGGCTGGGCGGAGGAGGCAGCAGCCAGGGTGGAGGAGGCAGCAGGCTGGTTAGAGGAGGCAGCAGGCTGGTTAGAGGAGGCAGCAGGCTGGTTAGAGGAGGCAGCAGCCATGGTGGAGGAGGCGGCAGCCAGGGTGGAGGCGGTGGCAGGATGGATGGAGGAGGCAGCAGCCAGGGTGGAGGAGGCAGCAGGCTGGTTAGAGGAGGCAGCAGGCTGGTTAGAGGAGGCAGCAGCCAGGGTGGAGGAGGCAGCAGGCTGGGCGGAGGAGGCAGCAGCCAGGGCGGCGGAGGCAGCAGGCTGGGCAGAGGAGGCAGCAGCCAGGGTGGAGGAGGCAGCAGGCTGGGCGGAGGAGGCAGCAGGCTGGGCAGAGGAGGCAGCAGCCAGGGCGGAGGAGAGAGACTCAGAGGAGGGCAGAAAATGGGAGGAGACAGAGAAGCTTGGGTCATCGGTAAGACTTGACAGAGTAATGTCATGGTCTTCCCCGAAGCCCCCATCTTCTTCATCCTCGCCTTC comes from the Cyprinus carpio isolate SPL01 chromosome B4, ASM1834038v1, whole genome shotgun sequence genome and includes:
- the LOC109085596 gene encoding proline-rich protein 12-like, with the protein product MLEDVDEGEDEEDGGFGEDHDITLSSLTDDPSFSVSSHFLPSSESLSSALAAASSAQPAASSAQPAASSTLAAASSAQPAASAALAAASSAQPAASSTLAAASSNQPAASSNQPAASSTLAAASSIHPATASTLAAASSTMAAASSNQPAASSNQPAASSNQPAASSTLAAASSAQPAASSAQPAASSTLAAASSAQPAASSAQPCLPPPPWLLLLPPPPSLLPPPPSLLPPPPSLLPPPTLAAASSTQPAASSTLAAASSAQPAASSTPGASASPDESVALDSVGVPGMDRVDSLAEYLVELRNQPSLVLTNQQVSNIVALWQNLLDYDKQRVVFAARHQSRLDTGRFRSPKKRQEFTPGVETVKRHALTTTAPLAQWPDCCRLIENIFVKLCAIHKSPKKKGTSTVSRWVLILEDYKKIRQRILANAAVMQQTTLQLVDVSHTTLVQWHNKRVKRQDSAVLMQGLQLPSRLSVAADLYYLPMCAPRLRPPNQVQLINTTCPVAPWARHRQRGRGKYLQPQWFCHRQLRHLKPSGNSFPAPPPGAQLVLLTPMASQGLTGPLLVAAPQALMTSLSSAPPAAPVRKLTRKVQHNTCKKCGQFRTAETGHSQYKGIIYCPSVETVPKEQCITDQS